One Bacteriovorax sp. PP10 DNA window includes the following coding sequences:
- a CDS encoding sensor histidine kinase translates to MNDKHLEALLLCPTGQDAKLIASVLQHDSVNSKLTKDLDELCQMDYENAGVIIVAEEALTKEGVDILNEKLSTQNPWSDIPIILLTSGGARSKQFKMKRLEVFVTSGNVTLLERPLQPLTLLSATQVALRSRRRQFQVRSLLESQIEATKIRDEFISIASHELKTPLTSLKLQTQMTRRQIVRPEALLPDKMRKQLDYTIHQIDRLNKLVDDMLDISRINTGKLNITKTVFNFSELLYELIERFTPQFEAVGIQVKSDIAPHVFGNWDSYKLEQVINNLFSNAIRYSPHKNVTIGLRTQGDKAVFNVQDEGMGIAPKNLERIFERFERVSSVTSGLGLGLYITRQILDLHDATIRAESELGHGSNFIIELPL, encoded by the coding sequence ATGAATGATAAACACCTAGAAGCTCTATTACTCTGCCCAACAGGACAAGACGCAAAATTAATTGCATCCGTACTGCAGCACGATTCAGTGAACTCTAAACTGACAAAAGATCTCGATGAGCTTTGCCAGATGGATTATGAAAATGCCGGAGTGATTATTGTTGCCGAAGAAGCACTGACAAAAGAAGGTGTCGATATTCTAAATGAAAAACTCTCAACTCAAAATCCGTGGTCAGATATTCCGATTATTCTCTTAACTAGCGGTGGAGCAAGAAGTAAGCAATTCAAAATGAAACGTTTGGAAGTTTTTGTGACCAGCGGAAATGTAACTTTGCTTGAGCGTCCACTTCAGCCGCTTACACTTCTTAGTGCAACTCAAGTTGCTCTTCGTTCACGCAGACGCCAGTTTCAAGTGAGAAGTTTATTGGAGTCTCAAATTGAGGCCACAAAAATTCGCGATGAATTTATTTCTATCGCCAGTCATGAATTAAAAACTCCACTGACTTCGCTTAAGCTTCAAACTCAAATGACCAGAAGACAAATTGTCAGACCGGAAGCTTTACTGCCTGATAAAATGCGCAAGCAACTCGACTACACGATTCACCAAATTGATCGCCTGAATAAACTGGTTGATGACATGCTCGATATCTCCCGTATTAATACAGGTAAATTAAATATCACTAAAACTGTTTTTAATTTTTCAGAACTTCTGTATGAACTTATCGAGAGATTCACTCCTCAGTTTGAAGCTGTCGGTATTCAAGTGAAAAGTGATATCGCTCCTCATGTTTTCGGCAACTGGGATTCTTATAAACTTGAACAAGTGATCAACAATCTCTTTTCAAATGCAATTCGCTATTCGCCTCATAAAAATGTCACTATTGGTCTGCGCACTCAAGGTGATAAGGCCGTATTCAATGTCCAGGATGAAGGAATGGGAATTGCTCCTAAAAACCTGGAGCGTATCTTTGAGCGCTTTGAAAGAGTGTCTTCTGTCACTAGTGGACTAGGCCTTGGGCTTTATATTACACGCCAA